A window of Streptomyces gilvosporeus contains these coding sequences:
- a CDS encoding extracellular solute-binding protein, which produces MKRGLIAATAVAGMLVGVAACGSGDGNAGADGFQGKKLTVWVMSGSNPAQWTKQVSAQFKKKTGATVEFKVQQWNGIQQKLSTALSEDTPPDVVEIGNTQTAAYAKAGALADLGDLKKQIGADWNDAFNKAAMVDGMQYALPWYAGNRVVMYNKKIWAQAGLKGIPKTRGELFEDLAAIKKKTDAEPLYLPGQNWYFFDGLTIGTGADLVRKQGGTWVSNLGDPKVAKAMDVYRQYQSFSTAPKNKDEATPQQADVFAKGKTGAIIAMGYEAAEAVKTNPAIKQDIGFFTIPGETADKPEGVFLGGSNFAVAGMGKNQELAKEFLKIALSKQNDAQMVKESGWTPKSPALAAAAEENPAAAAAAPAAAKSGGTTPLIPQWAAVENVPNPIKSYMTAVLGGKSPAAAAKDVEADINARLAKQ; this is translated from the coding sequence ATGAAGCGTGGGCTCATAGCGGCGACGGCGGTCGCGGGAATGCTGGTGGGTGTCGCTGCCTGTGGCTCAGGCGACGGCAATGCGGGCGCGGACGGCTTCCAGGGAAAAAAGCTGACCGTTTGGGTGATGAGCGGATCGAATCCGGCGCAGTGGACCAAACAGGTCTCCGCGCAATTCAAGAAGAAGACCGGCGCCACCGTCGAGTTCAAGGTCCAGCAGTGGAACGGTATTCAGCAGAAGCTGAGCACCGCACTGTCCGAGGACACCCCGCCCGACGTCGTCGAAATCGGCAACACCCAGACCGCCGCCTACGCCAAGGCGGGCGCCCTGGCCGACCTCGGCGATCTGAAGAAGCAGATCGGCGCCGACTGGAACGACGCCTTCAACAAGGCCGCGATGGTCGACGGAATGCAGTACGCGCTTCCGTGGTACGCCGGAAACCGCGTCGTCATGTACAACAAGAAGATCTGGGCGCAGGCGGGCCTCAAGGGCATTCCGAAGACGCGCGGCGAGCTCTTCGAGGACCTTGCCGCCATCAAGAAGAAGACCGACGCCGAACCGCTCTATCTCCCCGGCCAGAACTGGTACTTCTTCGACGGGCTGACCATCGGCACCGGCGCCGACCTGGTCAGGAAGCAGGGCGGCACATGGGTCTCCAACCTCGGTGACCCCAAGGTCGCCAAGGCCATGGACGTCTACCGGCAGTACCAGTCCTTCAGCACCGCGCCGAAGAACAAGGACGAGGCCACCCCGCAGCAGGCCGATGTCTTCGCCAAGGGGAAGACCGGCGCGATCATCGCCATGGGGTACGAGGCGGCCGAAGCCGTCAAGACCAACCCGGCCATCAAGCAGGACATCGGCTTCTTCACCATTCCCGGGGAAACCGCCGACAAGCCCGAGGGTGTCTTCCTCGGCGGCTCCAACTTCGCCGTCGCCGGAATGGGCAAGAACCAGGAACTCGCCAAGGAATTCCTGAAGATCGCCCTGTCGAAGCAGAACGACGCCCAGATGGTCAAGGAATCCGGCTGGACACCGAAATCCCCGGCCCTGGCCGCGGCCGCCGAGGAGAATCCCGCCGCGGCCGCCGCCGCACCCGCCGCGGCCAAGTCCGGCGGCACCACTCCGCTGATTCCCCAGTGGGCCGCGGTGGAGAACGTTCCGAATCCGATCAAGAGCTATATGACGGCAGTGCTCGGCGGAAAGTCACCGGCCGCGGCCGCCAAGGACGTCGAGGCGGACATCAACGCCCGGCTCGCCAAGCAATAA
- a CDS encoding carbohydrate ABC transporter permease: MAVQLDGAKAATDRCAGRTGTPGVPPGRHGPGRRRGTPYLLLLPALLATAVFLGWPMVRNLLLSFQNLNMKELIQHLTEWRGIGNYQEILGSEQFWRVTGRTLVFTAVNVVLIMALGTLVGLLLARLGKKMRLTLSLALVLAWAMPVIAATTVFQWLFDSRYGVVNWVLDRLGWHAMAHYDWVGTQLSTFFVITVLIVWQSLPFVALNLYAATTTIPQELYEAARMDGAGTWQVFTRVTFPFLRPFFLATTFLEVIWVFKAFPQIFAINQGGPDRLTETLPIYAFTEGVGNLHFGMGAAISLLTIAVLLAVTAYYLRLTLKQEAQEEQEEAAL; this comes from the coding sequence ATGGCAGTGCAGCTCGACGGCGCGAAGGCCGCGACCGACCGGTGCGCGGGGCGGACCGGCACCCCAGGCGTGCCACCCGGCCGACACGGCCCTGGCCGACGGCGCGGCACGCCGTATCTGCTGCTGCTCCCCGCCCTGCTCGCCACCGCGGTCTTCCTCGGCTGGCCGATGGTGCGCAACCTCCTGCTCTCCTTCCAGAACCTCAATATGAAGGAGCTGATCCAGCACCTCACCGAATGGCGCGGAATCGGCAACTACCAGGAGATCCTGGGCAGCGAGCAGTTCTGGCGGGTGACCGGGCGCACCCTCGTCTTCACCGCCGTCAACGTCGTACTGATCATGGCGCTGGGCACGCTCGTCGGACTGCTGCTGGCCCGCCTCGGCAAGAAGATGCGCCTGACCCTCTCCCTCGCGCTGGTGCTGGCCTGGGCGATGCCGGTGATCGCCGCCACCACCGTCTTCCAGTGGCTCTTCGACTCCCGCTACGGCGTCGTCAACTGGGTGCTGGACCGGCTCGGCTGGCACGCCATGGCGCACTACGACTGGGTCGGCACCCAGCTGTCCACCTTCTTCGTCATCACCGTACTGATCGTCTGGCAGTCACTGCCCTTCGTGGCGCTCAACCTCTACGCCGCCACCACGACCATCCCCCAGGAGCTCTACGAGGCGGCCCGGATGGACGGTGCCGGCACCTGGCAGGTCTTCACCCGCGTCACCTTCCCCTTTCTGCGGCCCTTCTTCCTGGCCACGACCTTCCTCGAGGTCATCTGGGTGTTCAAGGCGTTCCCGCAGATCTTCGCGATCAACCAGGGCGGTCCGGACCGGCTCACCGAGACCCTGCCGATCTACGCCTTCACCGAGGGCGTGGGCAATCTCCACTTCGGCATGGGCGCTGCGATCTCGCTGCTGACGATCGCCGTGCTGCTGGCCGTGACCGCCTACTACCTGCGGCTGACGCTGAAGCAGGAAGCCCAGGAGGAACAAGAGGAGGCCGCGCTGTGA
- a CDS encoding carbohydrate ABC transporter permease translates to MKRSLAGRIWPNATALVLAAGFVFPVYWMFNTAFKPTRDIISEDPVWFPFHGTFAHFATAVGAPHFWTLAGNSAVVTVLAVVLSLVIALCGAFALTRMRFRGRRGVLLTFMVAQMAPWEVMVISVYLIVRDADMLNSLLPLTFFYMLMVLPFTLLTLRGYVAAVPRELEESAMVDGCTRRQAFLKVVFPLLAPGLMATSLFGFITAWNEFPLVLVLNKEPDAGTLPLWLSQFQSQFGDDWGATMAAASLFAVPILLLFLFLQRKAVGGLTSGAVKG, encoded by the coding sequence GTGAAGCGCTCGCTCGCCGGCCGCATCTGGCCCAACGCCACGGCGCTCGTCCTGGCCGCCGGCTTCGTCTTTCCCGTGTACTGGATGTTCAACACGGCCTTCAAGCCGACCCGGGACATCATCAGCGAGGACCCGGTGTGGTTCCCGTTCCACGGCACCTTCGCGCACTTCGCGACGGCCGTGGGCGCGCCCCACTTCTGGACCCTGGCCGGGAACTCGGCCGTCGTGACCGTCCTCGCCGTCGTCCTGTCCCTGGTCATCGCGCTGTGCGGGGCGTTCGCCCTGACCCGGATGCGCTTTCGGGGCCGCCGGGGCGTCCTGCTGACCTTCATGGTCGCGCAGATGGCGCCCTGGGAGGTCATGGTGATCTCGGTCTATCTGATCGTCCGCGACGCCGACATGCTCAACAGCCTCCTCCCGCTGACCTTCTTCTACATGCTGATGGTGCTGCCCTTCACCCTGCTGACGCTGCGCGGCTATGTCGCCGCCGTGCCCAGGGAGCTGGAGGAGTCCGCGATGGTCGACGGCTGCACACGCCGCCAGGCCTTCCTCAAGGTGGTCTTCCCGCTTCTCGCCCCCGGGCTGATGGCCACCTCCCTCTTCGGCTTCATCACCGCCTGGAACGAATTCCCGCTCGTGCTGGTCCTCAACAAGGAGCCCGACGCGGGCACGCTGCCGCTGTGGCTCTCGCAGTTCCAGAGCCAGTTCGGGGACGACTGGGGGGCCACCATGGCCGCGGCCTCCCTCTTCGCCGTCCCGATCCTGCTCCTCTTCCTGTTCCTGCAACGCAAGGCGGTCGGCGGTCTCACCTCCGGCGCAGTGAAGGGATAA
- a CDS encoding glycoside hydrolase family 3 protein, whose amino-acid sequence MVTPVRATDTLTRDALAVLQPGFTGTTAPDWLLRRLDQGLAAVGLFGRNVHDADQLAALCAQLKDVRDDLLIAVDEEGGDVTRLDVRGGSSFPGNLALGAVDDTALTRAVARELGRRLADCGITLNWAPSADVNSNPDNPVIGVRSFGADPQLVARHTAAYVEGLQSAGVAACTKHFPGHGDTAVDSHHDLPRITVDLTTLQERELVPFRAAIAAGTKAVMSAHILLPALDGDHPATLSPAALHGLLRAPVTEGGLGFDGLIVTDGMEMRAISATYGIERGSVRALAAGADAICVGGGLADEDTVLRLRDALVRAVRDGELAEQRLADAAARVRALACWTRSAGAAAGTAPAPGIGLTAARRALRITTADGPRAPLTGPAYVAAFTPLANIAVGDDTPWGIAAELARLLPGTRTATYGAPAAAALGTRALVDALLTEAAGRPLVAVVRDAHRHPWMADALRTLTAARPDTAVVEMGVPQSPPTGAVHIATHGAARVCARAAAEALTGRDARR is encoded by the coding sequence ATGGTCACCCCCGTTCGTGCCACCGACACGCTCACCCGCGACGCCCTCGCCGTCCTGCAACCCGGTTTCACCGGCACCACCGCCCCCGACTGGCTGCTCCGCCGCCTCGACCAGGGCCTGGCCGCCGTCGGCCTCTTCGGCCGCAATGTGCACGACGCCGACCAACTCGCCGCCCTGTGCGCCCAGTTGAAGGACGTACGGGACGATCTCCTCATCGCCGTCGACGAGGAGGGCGGCGACGTCACCCGCCTCGACGTACGCGGCGGCTCCTCCTTCCCCGGCAACCTCGCGCTCGGCGCCGTCGACGACACCGCCCTGACCCGTGCGGTGGCCCGCGAACTCGGCCGCCGCCTGGCCGACTGCGGTATCACCCTCAACTGGGCGCCCTCCGCCGACGTCAACTCCAACCCCGACAACCCGGTCATCGGCGTACGCTCCTTCGGCGCCGACCCGCAGCTGGTCGCCCGGCACACCGCCGCCTACGTCGAAGGACTCCAGTCCGCCGGTGTCGCCGCCTGCACCAAGCACTTCCCCGGCCACGGCGACACCGCCGTCGACTCCCACCACGACCTGCCCCGTATCACCGTCGACCTGACCACCCTTCAGGAACGCGAACTGGTCCCCTTCCGCGCCGCCATCGCCGCCGGCACCAAGGCCGTCATGAGCGCGCACATCCTGCTGCCCGCGCTGGACGGCGACCATCCGGCCACCCTCAGCCCGGCCGCCCTGCACGGCCTGCTGCGCGCACCCGTCACCGAGGGCGGACTCGGCTTCGACGGGCTGATCGTCACCGACGGCATGGAGATGCGGGCGATCTCCGCCACCTACGGCATCGAACGCGGCAGCGTACGGGCCCTCGCGGCCGGCGCGGACGCCATCTGCGTCGGCGGCGGACTGGCCGACGAGGACACCGTGCTACGCCTGCGCGATGCCCTGGTACGGGCGGTACGCGACGGCGAACTGGCCGAGCAGCGGCTCGCCGACGCCGCGGCACGGGTACGCGCCCTGGCTTGCTGGACCCGGAGCGCGGGCGCGGCGGCGGGGACCGCGCCCGCACCCGGCATCGGCCTGACCGCCGCCCGCCGCGCCCTGCGCATCACCACTGCCGACGGCCCCCGCGCACCGCTGACCGGACCCGCCTACGTCGCCGCCTTCACCCCCCTCGCCAATATCGCCGTGGGTGACGACACCCCCTGGGGCATCGCCGCCGAACTCGCCCGTCTGCTGCCCGGCACCCGTACCGCCACCTACGGCGCCCCCGCCGCGGCCGCCCTCGGCACCCGCGCCCTGGTGGACGCCCTGCTGACCGAGGCCGCCGGCCGTCCCCTGGTCGCCGTCGTCCGCGACGCCCACCGCCATCCGTGGATGGCCGATGCCCTGCGCACCCTCACCGCCGCCCGCCCCGACACCGCCGTGGTGGAAATGGGCGTCCCCCAGTCCCCGCCCACCGGCGCCGTCCACATCGCCACCCATGGCGCGGCCCGCGTCTGCGCCCGCGCCGCAGCGGAGGCCCTGACCGGCAGGGACGCGAGGCGCTGA
- the nagB gene encoding glucosamine-6-phosphate deaminase: MEVVIVPDATAGGELIAEAMAALMRRKPDALLGVATGSTPLPIYQALAAKVRAGELDASRARICQLDEYVGLPAGHPESYRSVVLREVVEPLGLGEGSFMGPDGTAPDVHAACEAYDTALSAAGGVDLQLLGIGTDGHIGFNEPCSSLASRTRIKTLTRQTREDNARFFDSLDEVPHHVMTQGIGTILEARHLVLLATGEGKADAVAHAVEGPVAALVPASALQLHPHATVVVDEAAASKLKLADYFRATYAAKPEWQGI, translated from the coding sequence GTGGAAGTTGTCATCGTCCCGGACGCCACGGCAGGCGGCGAGCTCATCGCGGAGGCCATGGCCGCCCTGATGCGCCGCAAGCCCGACGCGCTGCTCGGCGTGGCCACCGGCTCGACCCCGTTGCCCATCTATCAGGCGCTGGCGGCGAAGGTCCGGGCCGGCGAGCTGGACGCCTCACGGGCGCGTATCTGCCAGCTCGATGAATATGTGGGTCTGCCGGCCGGGCATCCCGAGTCCTACCGTTCGGTGGTACTTCGGGAGGTGGTGGAGCCGCTGGGTCTGGGCGAGGGCTCCTTCATGGGGCCGGACGGTACGGCACCGGACGTCCATGCCGCGTGCGAGGCGTACGACACGGCGCTGAGCGCGGCGGGGGGTGTGGACCTCCAGCTGCTCGGCATCGGCACCGACGGGCACATCGGCTTCAACGAGCCGTGTTCGTCGCTCGCTTCGCGTACCCGTATCAAGACGCTCACCCGGCAGACCCGGGAGGACAACGCCCGTTTCTTCGACAGCCTCGACGAGGTCCCGCACCACGTCATGACCCAGGGCATCGGCACCATCCTGGAGGCCCGGCATCTGGTGCTGCTCGCCACCGGCGAGGGCAAGGCCGATGCGGTGGCCCATGCGGTCGAGGGCCCGGTCGCCGCGCTGGTGCCGGCCTCGGCCCTCCAGCTCCACCCGCATGCGACGGTCGTCGTCGACGAGGCCGCGGCCTCCAAGCTGAAGCTCGCCGACTACTTCCGGGCCACGTATGCGGCCAAGCCGGAGTGGCAGGGGATCTGA